One Amycolatopsis sp. NBC_00355 genomic window carries:
- the sepX gene encoding divisome protein SepX/GlpR gives MPSSVIIVALAAAWLVVLVPMVARRRQQVARTADSALAARVVRSGGGRNEDREEFAMSDSPVKSNLVKSRPSVEDDLAELEADLELDDDFDEEEPEPLPQPTRAERAERAERERAGYRPGRGGFDPEAAEIAARAKYSFRQRIVVILLVIAVITAAVAGFLMPLVWWGHALADVVLVGYLVYLRRQVRIEEEIRQRRLARFNSTRAPRRPSEPRPSSSSTYAASTSAPVQDELEDEVDDVDDVEVVEPARREIVERRPSPTSRIRRSAVVVDLDDEDPAFEELDEPGTGPYRRAVGE, from the coding sequence ATGCCCAGCTCCGTGATCATCGTCGCGCTCGCCGCGGCATGGCTCGTCGTTCTCGTGCCCATGGTCGCGCGTCGGCGGCAGCAGGTCGCGAGGACCGCTGACTCCGCGTTGGCGGCCAGGGTCGTGCGCAGTGGTGGTGGACGCAACGAAGACCGGGAGGAATTCGCCATGTCCGACAGTCCCGTCAAGTCCAATCTCGTGAAGTCCCGGCCCTCGGTCGAGGACGACCTCGCGGAGCTGGAGGCGGACCTCGAGCTCGACGACGACTTCGACGAAGAGGAGCCGGAGCCGCTCCCGCAGCCGACCCGCGCCGAGCGGGCGGAGCGGGCCGAACGCGAACGGGCCGGCTACCGCCCGGGCCGCGGCGGCTTCGACCCCGAGGCCGCGGAGATCGCGGCCCGTGCGAAGTACAGCTTCCGGCAGCGCATCGTCGTCATCCTGCTCGTCATCGCGGTGATCACGGCGGCCGTCGCCGGCTTCCTGATGCCACTCGTCTGGTGGGGCCACGCGCTCGCCGACGTCGTGCTGGTCGGGTACCTCGTCTACCTGCGCCGCCAGGTGCGCATCGAGGAGGAGATCCGCCAGCGCCGCCTCGCGCGGTTCAACAGCACCCGCGCCCCGCGACGCCCGTCCGAGCCTCGGCCTTCGTCCTCGTCCACGTATGCGGCTTCCACTTCGGCTCCGGTTCAGGACGAACTGGAGGACGAGGTCGACGACGTCGACGATGTGGAGGTCGTCGAGCCGGCCCGCCGCGAGATCGTCGAGCGCCGCCCGTCGCCGACATCCCGCATCCGCCGCAGCGCGGTCGTCGTCGACCTGGACGACGAAGACCCG
- a CDS encoding GNAT family N-acetyltransferase, producing MNSVSGVSYPVESRHPGWPARLGPLRVPAGEVAIRPVRLRDAGEWSRIRLRDRAHLEMWEPTGVGPWPERNAFWSWPSQWAALRSLARRGQCLPFTITLDGRLAGQITVGNVVRASLRSAWIGYWVSSEIVRGGVATAAVALVTDHAFAAAGLHRLEATVRPENAASLRVLTKAGYRQEGLFERYLDVAGAWRDHYCFAVTREETGAGLVSRLVSAGRADYA from the coding sequence ATGAACTCCGTGTCGGGCGTCTCCTACCCGGTCGAGAGCCGGCACCCGGGCTGGCCGGCGCGGCTCGGCCCGCTGCGGGTGCCTGCGGGCGAGGTCGCGATCCGGCCGGTCCGGCTGCGCGACGCCGGCGAGTGGAGCCGGATCCGGCTCCGGGACCGCGCGCACCTCGAGATGTGGGAGCCGACCGGCGTCGGGCCGTGGCCCGAACGCAACGCTTTCTGGTCGTGGCCGTCGCAGTGGGCGGCGCTGCGGTCGCTCGCACGGCGTGGTCAGTGCCTGCCGTTCACGATCACCCTCGACGGTCGTCTGGCCGGCCAGATCACTGTCGGTAACGTCGTCCGCGCGTCGCTGCGGTCCGCCTGGATCGGCTATTGGGTCTCGTCCGAAATCGTGCGTGGCGGGGTCGCGACGGCCGCTGTCGCGCTCGTCACCGACCACGCCTTCGCCGCGGCCGGGCTGCACCGGCTGGAGGCCACCGTGCGCCCCGAGAACGCAGCCAGCCTGCGGGTTCTCACCAAAGCAGGGTACCGGCAGGAGGGGCTGTTCGAGCGCTACCTCGACGTCGCCGGCGCCTGGAGGGACCACTACTGCTTCGCCGTCACCCGCGAGGAGACCGGCGCCGGGCTGGTGTCGCGGCTGGTCTCGGCGGGGCGTGCGGACTACGCCTGA
- the glp gene encoding molybdotransferase-like divisome protein Glp, translating to MTESLDAARPEVAEDEEAEFRSVESQIAMTLDAAVRPRPVRVAISEAQGLLCAEEVVAEHALPGFDQAAVDGYAVRSVDVRTAGQEPVQLPVVGEIAAGSRQPRRLQPGQAVRVDTGAPLPTLADAVVPLAYTDGHQAKVTVHRSVPSAGYVRRAGEDVQIGDVAVRSGDTIGSAQVGLLAAVGRAKVLVYPRPRVSIVSVGDELVDIDRTPSVGQVYDVNSYALAAAARDAGAEVSRVGIVSSEPKRLREIVEGRLLMSEIVVVAGGAGGSTGDDVHSALSDLGRIDATRIAMHPGSVQGFGRLGPDSVPTFLLPGNPMSALVVFEVLVRPLIRAARGTRNPHRRIVGARLLSPITSTEGRRGFLRGQLLRDEANGEYLVQPLGQSGAHLLASLAEANCLINVPEEMTEVAAGEQVQVTFLAQRA from the coding sequence ATGACGGAATCCCTCGACGCGGCACGGCCCGAAGTGGCCGAGGACGAGGAGGCCGAGTTCCGCTCGGTCGAGTCGCAGATCGCGATGACGCTGGACGCCGCCGTCCGGCCCCGGCCGGTGCGGGTGGCGATCTCCGAGGCCCAGGGGCTGCTCTGCGCCGAGGAGGTGGTCGCCGAGCACGCGCTGCCCGGGTTCGACCAGGCGGCGGTCGACGGGTACGCGGTGCGCAGCGTCGACGTGCGCACGGCCGGGCAGGAACCGGTGCAGCTGCCGGTGGTCGGCGAGATCGCGGCCGGCTCGCGCCAGCCGCGGCGGCTCCAGCCGGGCCAGGCGGTGCGCGTCGACACCGGCGCGCCGCTGCCGACGCTGGCCGACGCCGTCGTGCCGCTCGCCTACACCGACGGGCACCAGGCCAAGGTCACGGTGCACCGCTCGGTGCCCTCGGCGGGGTACGTGCGCCGGGCCGGCGAAGACGTCCAGATCGGTGACGTCGCGGTCCGCAGCGGTGACACGATCGGGTCGGCGCAGGTCGGCCTGCTCGCCGCTGTCGGGCGCGCGAAGGTGCTGGTCTACCCGCGGCCGCGGGTCTCGATCGTGTCGGTCGGCGACGAACTGGTCGACATCGACCGGACGCCGTCGGTCGGGCAGGTCTACGACGTCAACTCCTACGCGCTGGCCGCGGCCGCGCGCGACGCGGGCGCCGAGGTCAGCCGGGTCGGCATCGTGTCGAGCGAGCCGAAGCGGCTGCGGGAGATCGTCGAAGGCCGGCTGCTGATGTCGGAGATCGTGGTCGTCGCCGGCGGTGCCGGCGGCAGCACCGGTGACGACGTCCACTCGGCGCTGTCCGACCTCGGCCGGATCGACGCGACGCGCATCGCGATGCACCCCGGCTCGGTCCAGGGGTTCGGCCGGCTCGGTCCCGACTCGGTGCCGACGTTCCTGCTCCCGGGCAACCCGATGAGCGCGCTGGTGGTGTTCGAGGTGCTCGTGCGGCCGCTCATCCGGGCGGCCCGCGGCACGCGCAACCCGCACCGGCGGATCGTCGGCGCGCGGCTGCTGTCGCCGATCACGTCGACCGAGGGCCGGCGCGGCTTCCTGCGCGGGCAGCTCCTGCGCGACGAGGCCAACGGTGAGTACCTGGTCCAGCCGCTCGGCCAGTCCGGGGCGCACCTGCTCGCGTCGCTGGCCGAAGCGAACTGCCTCATCAACGTGCCGGAGGAGATGACCGAGGTCGCCGCGGGCGAGCAGGTGCAGGTCACCTTCCTGGCGCAACGGGCCTGA
- a CDS encoding UTP--glucose-1-phosphate uridylyltransferase: MTGAATSKTFRTAIVPAAGLGTRFLPATKAVPKELLPVVDTPGIELVAAEAAAAGAERLVIVTSPGKEAVVKYFEDQPELEANLEAKGKTELLAKVRRGPALLAVETAIQEQALGLGHAVAQAEPNLTLEDEAVAVLLPDDIVLPTGVLERMSEVRAKHGGSVLCAFDIPKAEISPYGVFDVTDTDDEDVKQVHGMVEKPKPEDAPSTYAAAGRYLLDRAIFDALKRITPGSGGELQLTDAVALLITEGHPVHIVVHRGGRHDLGNPGGFLRAAVDFALETPEYGPSLRAWLTERIGTDRP, from the coding sequence ATGACGGGCGCCGCAACCTCCAAGACGTTCAGAACCGCTATCGTGCCTGCCGCCGGCCTCGGGACACGCTTCCTGCCGGCGACGAAGGCCGTGCCCAAGGAACTGCTGCCCGTGGTGGACACGCCGGGGATCGAGCTGGTCGCGGCCGAGGCCGCCGCCGCCGGCGCGGAACGCCTGGTCATCGTGACCTCGCCGGGCAAGGAAGCCGTCGTCAAGTACTTCGAGGACCAGCCCGAGCTGGAGGCGAACCTCGAGGCCAAGGGCAAGACCGAGCTGCTGGCCAAGGTCCGGCGCGGCCCCGCCCTGCTGGCCGTCGAGACCGCGATCCAGGAGCAGGCGCTCGGCCTCGGCCACGCCGTCGCGCAGGCCGAGCCGAACCTGACGCTCGAGGACGAGGCCGTCGCGGTGCTGCTGCCGGACGACATCGTGCTGCCGACCGGCGTGCTCGAGCGGATGAGCGAGGTGCGGGCCAAGCACGGGGGCAGCGTGCTCTGCGCGTTCGACATCCCGAAGGCCGAGATCTCGCCGTACGGCGTCTTCGACGTCACCGACACCGATGACGAAGACGTCAAGCAGGTGCACGGCATGGTCGAGAAGCCGAAGCCGGAGGACGCGCCGTCGACCTACGCCGCGGCCGGCCGTTACCTGCTGGACCGGGCGATCTTCGACGCGCTGAAGCGCATCACCCCGGGCTCCGGCGGCGAGCTCCAGCTGACCGACGCGGTCGCGCTGCTGATCACCGAAGGACACCCCGTGCACATCGTCGTGCACCGCGGCGGACGCCACGACCTGGGGAATCCGGGTGGTTTCCTGCGCGCCGCGGTCGATTTCGCGCTCGAAACGCCCGAGTACGGTCCATCTTTACGGGCGTGGCTGACGGAACGGATCGGGACAGATCGCCCATGA